Genomic window (Eubalaena glacialis isolate mEubGla1 chromosome X, mEubGla1.1.hap2.+ XY, whole genome shotgun sequence):
CCTTCCCCGAAACGTTTGACGGCGAGAGCTCCCGGCTCCCCGAGTTTATCGTGCAGACGGCGTCTTACATGCTCGTCAACGAGAACCGATTCTGCAACGACGCCATGAAGGTGGCATTCCTAATCAGCCTGCTCACCGGGGAAGCCGAGGAGTGGGTGGTGCCCTACATTGAGATGGATAGCCCCATCCTAGGTGATTACCGGGCCTTCCTCGATGAGATGAAACAGTGTTTTGGCTGGGATGACGACGAAGAAGACGACGACGAAGATGAAGAAGATGATTACTAGGCCCGGAGACCCTCGGGCCTAGGGGGGAGGGCCCTGCACGCcgccacctcccccctccccgccctgccccgcccgGAGCCGCCGCGCTCCCCTAGCGCTCCGATCCCCCTCCCTACCCCTGCCTCTGGTTGTCTTCCTTGTCCCCCCCTCCTCCCCGTAGTGCTTGTCTTTGTTCCGGGGATAGTGCTCCAGTTACCTGCTGCTGAGGCTGGGGCCTCTCTCTGAAGTGCGCTGCCTCCCACTCTGGCCAGCCCCGGGACCCTCTCCTGCTAACTTGAACTGTGTTCTGAGCCCCAACTCTAGGCCAGGCCCCTGTCACAAACTGGTCAGACTACGCACAGCTGTGCCGCACAGCCCTGCCAACTGTCAGGCCTACATCTTGCCCAGAGACCTACGCTGCCACCTAAGCACCCTCCACCACATTACAGCGACAGACCAGGCTTTTGGAGATAAGGAGCAACCTAGAAGATGCCTTAGTTGGCTACACCTCCTGGGACACTGATTTGGACTGCTCACCAACCTCCCCCAAGGGGCTAATCTTTCAAGCTGGTTAGTTCCCTACTAACGCCCAGGGTCTTCTCCTGCCCCACCAGATTGCTGCAGGAGCCTGTCGTTCCTGGCAGCCAAATTGTTGACATTTCTCCTATGCACCAGTTTTGCACAACTGTCATTTATCTTTCAAAATTGCAGCAATCCCACAGATGTGTGCATTTGgacaaaaatactaaaaacaaaacaatacaaacaaaagCAGGCACTCAGCCCAGCTCCTCAGTACTACCTGGAAAAAGCATTTgcattcttttcaataaatatcaaGCACTACGGAAAAAAGAGTGTCTTTTAATGGTTAAGGGCTGTCATTGGCCTCTGCCACTCACCCTGACTCCCATATTCTCACTGATATCAGGGAACCTAGTTCAATCCCAGTATTCCCCACTGTCATGTGTAGGCTACAGAGGACAGCTAACATAGGGCTTTATGGGGAATCTGGTACTCCCCTCACCAAAGCATTTCTTACAGCCCTGGTGAAGGGAGTGTCCTCTGGGGCTTCCAAGATGACATGGGTAAGGGGTGGCTGAGCAGGTGGCACACCATCCCAAACTGGGACACTTTTGAGAGAGCTTAAGGGGGACACTATTAATAATTAGACTGGGACAGCAGGCATAAATCAGGACACACTATTCCTGTCTTCCTGAGCTTTTGGGTTCTTCCTCAACACGGCAAGTTCTGCCCCTTAACCCTTAGTGCCTGTGGGGTGCTATTGAGTTCAGGCTTCATTTAACAACGTAGCACATTGTTTTAATACCCCTTTTAGGTGCTTGAGCTAACATTAAATCCTAGGTCCTGGGTAAATGCACCCATAATAAACAGAGCCTGATTTGAACATTTCATCTTCCTTGGGCAGATACCCTTAGAATCCCCACCCATCCATGTGCCCCAGATTCCTGcctgtagaaattgacaagatgCCTGGCTATCTCCTGAACTAGATCTTGTACTGCTATCTGAGCTATGCTGAGATTTCTTTGTGGGCCTGGAGGGCTTGGAGGCACTAAGGGAGTGGGGTGAGTGCTGAGAAGAATCTGCATACCTTTGTGAGGCAATTACCCGAGGTTAAGTCACTGAAATGTTAAATCAGGGAAGCTTGGTTAGGGGATTTGTGGGGCCTATCTCTGCCAGCCAGGAACTGTCAGGAGGATTTGGGCGGTTCTGAGTTCTCATTCTTATCTATATCTGCCCCCATGTCTTTATTGTACCATGTCTGGAGCCAGCTCTACCTTAGAACCTCTAATTAATTTAGGTAATAAATTTTCTTGTTGTTTAAGACCTTTTGAGGCTGGGTATTCTTTTATTTGTATTGTGAGGTAAACCTCACATTGtgggttaaatgagatactgGTCATCATACCGGGTACTTCAGAGGTGTGGATTCAATGAGATCACACCCATGAGGTATTTTGAACTGTCCCTGCTGCGTGGTGAGCACTCAGTAAACATGGGCTCTTACTCCCAGGCCTGGGAACCGAAGCATCATTCCAGAAACAGGTCTCTTGCTATGACCTTGGCCTTAGGAAAATGTCAGGAGTCAATAGGAGCAGAGCAGGCTCAGGAAGAGTGGAAATGAGAGCATGACAAGACCTCATTTACTCTTTGGGATCTGACATGAAGTCAGAAAGCCGGTTTACTAAGTGAACAGGCAAAGTCCAGAGCAGGAGTCATTTTTCCAGTCTAGGAGAAGTTGTTTCTGGAGGGTGGGACAGGGGTAGATATGATGTAGCAAAGGAGGTTGAGGTCCATACTGGGGGTGGATCTGGGGAAGTAGTGGGCAAGTGCTGAAAGCTAGGTGAGACCCAGTGAGACCAAAAATCAGTCATTCAAAATAATCAGTGGTCCAGGTAGACTTAGAGGAGTTAGAGATATGGTGGTCAAAGAAAAGTGGTTCTTGCCCTCATGGTCATTCCAGTTTGTCGCTTTTACGGTGCCTTGGGCCAGAATTGGGATGATACCTTGCTACAGGTAAGGTCCAGAAAGAGAATCTAGACTGTGATTAGATTTGAGAGTGACCTTTCCAAGGTGGAAGTTGAAGGCATGAATAGATGAGATCTACTCCCCACCACCAAACCAAGTATGTGCATGCTCTGTGCAGAAGGAAGGGGTCTCTGGTCAGTGAAGATGCCAACGCAGCACCTGAGTAGCACTCATGACAGCTAGGCCAAGAGCTTCTGGAATCTGAAACGTACATGTCCTGGGCTTGTATGCATGTGCCTGAGCtgcctcagtgtgtgtgtgtgtgtgtgtgtgtgtgtgtgtgaatgtccTTCATGTATCATGGAAGAGCGGGTTATGCTGTGAGCTGCAGAGAAGGACAGTGTTAAGAATCTGGCTACCTTGGCAGATTCCGCAATAAAAGCACAGATATTGGCAAGAGCTTTACCACCACGGGAGGAATTCATGATAGTGTGATAGTGGCATAAGGCACAACAGAAGAGAATTGGAGAAGTAAATAAGCATATCTGAAGATAAAATCACCACTCAGATGAAAACTATTAAAAGTAGGTGAAAATGTTGTAATAACAAATATGAACTTCAGACTCCTGAATTCCCATCACACTGGACTTGAAACGGTCACTGAAATTGTGCtattaatgaaatgaaattaatcaTATTGAAGGTCGTAATCATTTAATCCTATTAAATCTTCCAATGTATGTTTGGATTTCTCTAATCACTTGAATAGGTAAGTAGTGCCATCCATTAATTCTGTGTTGCTGTGTTTTGCCGGATGATATATTAAGCTAGAGGTACATGATGCACATTGTGTTTGGTTATTTTCTGCTATTACAACATAGTGAAAACCTCAGCAATTTGGAAGTAGAGGGAGATGTCTTGTTAAAATCAGTGGAATATTTAGTTTTTAACAAAtgaatttaaacaatttttaaagttcttaaagCACTTAAAGCTAATGAAAGGGTATCAGTTCAAGGTCCTGAGAATGTTTTCTTTGATGGATGATCAGTGTGGGGTAATTGTATgaagtatatatattatttgcTTTGAAATATGAATTTTGCTAAAGTAGCATTAAAAGTGTCGAGTAGTTTGCATTACTCAGTAGTTCAAGTATATTCCCTACAGTCTTATGTCCACTTAGTCCTAAAGGTAGATACAATCAACTATGTTTGGTGTCCTTCGACAGTGCTGGTGACCCCCTACTTCTTACTTCTGATCATCCcccttgcatttttttccctcctgtctGAAATGCCTCTGTTAGGATTTGTTCCTTTATCTTCAAATATTCTATTGTCCagagactttaaaaaacaaacaaacaatgcagTTAGCCTGTGATGGGGAATAGCTTGCTTGAAGTAATTATGACCAGCATAGCAAGATTTGTTAGAGGAGCAAAAGCCCTGCCCCGGATTAGTTGGGTGGGGGAGTGGTGGTGAGATGCTGCAACATTTGTGTACCTCCTGGTATTGGAGCTACGAtcaataacaaattattttttcttatgattatATCCACAATATTTTCATACCTTCTCTTCCCCCGCCCTAAATGACAAAGGATTTCATGCACAGAATTGCAATAATATAATTCTGTTTTAGCCAAGGTCCCTGTACAGTCAGTTCAAATGACCATTCAGTTCAGAGTCAACCAGTCAGCTCAAGATAAAAAACTGTCACAAGAGTGTTTATATGCCTCATTTAAaattgttacttaaaaaaaaatcataccagTAAAAGAAAGCAAAGGGAATTATATTTCAGTGGTAACTGAAGTAACTGGgatatttctgatttatttgttcTCTAGACACAGATAATTGCACTGCCATACAGGACTTTTAGAACTGCTCATTTGAATGTACacaattaaatttttaacatGTTCATAAGTAGGGAGAATAATATAATGAGTCCCCATAGACCCATCTCCAGATTCAAAACTTACCAACATTTTTGCTTCACCtatcccttttctttcttataatttttatggaatatttaaaatcaaatcccaGATATCATATTAATTCACCCTTTAATATTTTAGTATGTTTCTCTTAACAGATAAGGCTTTAAAAACAATCCATAATATCATCATCGTATGTACTAAAATACAATGACTCCTTAATATTTAATACTCAATCCATATTCAAATATCCCCAGTGtcttaaaattgtgtttttaattatttgtttgaaTTAGGTTTCAAAAATGTTGACACACTGCATTTGGTTTATATATCTCTAAAACCTTCTTTTAACTAAAAACAATTGCCCTCCATCCTTTTTCCCCTACAAATTATTTGTTGAGGAAACCAGGTCATTTGTCCTATGGAATTTCCTATATTCTGGATTTGCTTACTCTTTTCATATCCTTGCCCAAGTTTCTCTTGGGTTTTGgtgtttctttctcaatattttagAGGCTTTTTATTTATTAGGGATCTGTGatatttgttgcaaatatttatttatttatttatttatttatttatttatttatttggccatgccgtgcggcatgtggggtcttagttcccagagcagggattgaacctgcgccccctgcagtggaaacacggagtcctaaccactggactgccagggaaatcccttatgttgcaaatatttatgcccAGTCTATCAttggcctttttattttctttatgatatTGATATTTCAGGCTGTTgtgaaaatgtttaatatatttccattttttccagtATCCTCCCATTTCTGTGCTCcccaatttatttgtttatattctttcTCTTAGTGTTTATACCTTTAAATCGTGTATATAcctctattatttttcagatacGAGTGATCTATTTTGACTCTCAGCCATGAAAGATGAGGAGCTCAACATATACACTAATACTATTTCCCTATCAGCTTTGTAAGTTACATTGTTTCTGTGTTGTCAGTGTTTGTAACAGTTACATGTTTTTCTCTGGTGAACTGTAATCCCCACATGTGTTTTAACTTTAATATATCAGACAAATGAATTTAATAATAACTACCTTGTCCAATTTTCATTCAATGTTTTCTTGTTAGCtagtttctttttccatttttagttgtttcttcaaaaggaaaaaaaaaccccgtaaaactcCTGGGAACTATATCGTCTGAGGTTTTGATGGTGAATGACAGTTTTGTTATGGGtagagtttcttttctttcattgctcCACTATCTTTTTAGCATTGAATGTTATTTTGTAGAAGTCTGAGGCCATCCTAATATTTTTCATCCATAACTGATTTGATACTTTTGTTGATTTctcagagaatttttttctttatatttcaacAGGATGTATCTAATTGTTAttcattttttgtcatttttttgtgGAACCTGGTGTGACCATTTAACATGTAGATTCGAGACCTGATTCCCTTCTGCAAagttttcataattatttctttaaatatgtataatatatactgatatttatttatgttgACTCTCCTTTACCTGGcatctatattttaaattttctcagactttttttaatgttttcttcatttccattttattctcttttatcaATCCTGTTCTCTCTGTCCTTTACAATGATTTCAGAAGTATCTGTCATTCTTcgtgttgtttctagtttggcTTCATTTCAGTGACAGGTTTGTTGTTTCCCACTTCTTTGCCAAGTGCTGCCAGCTCATGCTTTAGCTTCTATTGACTCGTGCATATTCCTGAATCACGTATTTCTTATTtgttctcttgttgtgcagctatggatcctttatattttttaagttgatgGCAGTGTGCTATGTTATGATATGATGGTGATATAAGTCACATCTCTTTCTTGGCAGTGTTTTTCTAGAGAGTGTTATTtgccactttttttcctgttccttccCTCCTATGGGAGTGCTTCTAGGAACCTTTCAGTATCTTGCCTCCTTCCTAGTAATGCTGCTCTTCCTCAGTAAAGAAGTTACAAGTCAGCCTTTCTTGTCTCTTTCAGTCCAGTCCCAACAGCATTTTCTCTGGCAGAAATAACTCGATGTTAGTGACTTGTACATTGCATACTTCCCATTTTCCTGAAAGGAGACAGATCTGACTCCCCACtcccttttttaaacatttcaataGCACTCTCATGTTTTCATTGTACCTGAATGTACCTAGATGATTTCCGACATTATTTTCAGAGTCAACGTTCTGTACTTTCTGTATTCGCCCCTGCTGCTCAGTAGTTCTGATGTCTTAATCGCCTGGGGTAATCCGTATCCTTGAGAAGCGTTGAGTTAACCTTTGAGAGGGGCTGAATAAGATTCAGCTCTGGGGGTGGAAGAAcctgaaaagtaaaaaatgaaatattaatgacTTAGAATACTTTCTCACtacagctgtgtgtgtgtttcaaaaaGTAAGATCAATTTTATTCTCAATTTTTGGAACAACTTTTTATCCCCCTGTgtaacaagaagaaaaatgaaatggtttTAGTCATCTGTGGAGAAGAGGTACCGCATATGTAGGAGATCCCATCAATATGtatatgggaaaaaagaaaaaaatctgttgttCATTGGAATAAAAAGTAAGGAGGGTGAAATTAGTATCAGAAAATGGGCCTTAGAAGAGATAGAAAAGCACATATGGAAAGTTCGGCTTGTTGTGAGTTGAGAATGGATTGTTCCTTGCACAAAGTTTGAGTTCAGTGAGAATGTGTTGGGGATCAGAAAGGCTGGTCCCTGTTGTGGCTTTGCCTTAGATTTGCTCTGCGAAGCCCAGACAGCTTACTTGACTTCTCTGATTCTAAACTTCTATACCTGTATCATGGGAATAATTATATCTTAGGAGTAGTATAAGAAAAAACTGCCTAGTATCTTATCTGgtagtcaataaatgttaacaccatttttcttttcttcaatagATATTATTTAGTAAAATAAGAATGTAAGATTGGCTGTTATGGTAGTCTTGTGGGTTTTGGTAGAAAGACACTGATATTGGGGGATTTGGAGTGTCAGGAGGAAATGTGGTCAACACATTAAAGTGTTGGATATTAAGAATGTATATTAAGAATTAATTGACATGTGAACAACATTTGACACTTTAAAAGTCACTTTCGTATTCAGTTTCTTATTTGGGACTCACGCCAACTCAGTGAagagatatttttatttacattttacaaattgGGGTATTAAGTCTCTGAGATGCTCCAGGACTTGTCCATGATAAAAATGTCAGAATCTGGGCCAGAATTCTCACCCCAAGTCCAGTGCTCTTTTTACAGTTTCATGCTGCCTTTTGGAAGTAATGCCTTGTTCAGGTTGCCTATCTCCCATGGACCTTCGTTTCCTCGTTTATAATCTCAAGCATTTTCATTAGTGGGCCACTCTGCAggtttttctctcatttaataaCAAAGTAGCCCTTAAAATGAGCAACTGTCACTGTCTGCTCCAACTCTGAACCTCTataattttatctccattttgcacaAACGCTGGAGTACTTACAGGAAACAGTATGAGATTTGAGAAAGATGCTGGgattgctcatttttttaaagcaacctcCCCCGAAAATCCCCccaaaacctaaatgtccatcaaaggaGATAGACTTAAACAATGATAAAGTACATCCCTATATGAGCTACTTCACAgaggtaaaaataatattttctttgtatttttgaggGGAAGTTCCGATAGGAATTCTTAAGTATAAAAGTAATTCATAAATACATGTAGAGTATGatgatatttacaaatattttaaaacctatatgtgtatgcatgtgtgtacgtGTAGGCATATATGTACAAAAggc
Coding sequences:
- the LDOC1 gene encoding protein LDOC1, whose protein sequence is MVDELVLLLHALLMRHRALSIENSQLMEQLRLLVCERATLLRQVRPPSCPVPFPETFDGESSRLPEFIVQTASYMLVNENRFCNDAMKVAFLISLLTGEAEEWVVPYIEMDSPILGDYRAFLDEMKQCFGWDDDEEDDDEDEEDDY